From the genome of Mustelus asterias chromosome 7, sMusAst1.hap1.1, whole genome shotgun sequence, one region includes:
- the LOC144496047 gene encoding putative G-protein coupled receptor 45 encodes MVDEAQQSNCNICCCSFLSRMSMVIFMVSLAMAILLGNLVTLVVFLGSKRFCSAQGYLKASLAVADLAVGVLVVPFSIYVEIALMLKEPSKEWELDTLFSDNFQPCTVIGTVYAGCTLVSISTIFLLSIERSIAILKPLHKEALVTRKRTLSLISISWFTSFFLAASPLIFSQEIVIRYNPCSRMCNFASVAGRSPRNGWKILLLFPAFDFTLLGGTVAVNVLSFSSIRQYSKQRKLLARSKVLRPSSPDIKAAKTIVNLTLAFTASFSPIAVFVVGNVLGYRWCDFSFFAFWILTSNSCWNVIIYSLGDQKFRQRALELLTLFNAAS; translated from the coding sequence ATGGTGGATGAAGCACAGCAAAGCAACTGCAATATCTGCTGCTGCAGCTTCCTGAGCAGAATGTCAATGGTCATCTTCATGGTCTCACTCGCCATGGCTATTCTGCTTGGCAACCTGGTCACCCTGGTTGTCTTCTTAGGCTCCAAGCGCTTCTGCAGCGCTCAAGGTTATCTGAAGGCTTCTCTGGCAGTGGCGGACCTGGCTGTTGGCGTGTTGGTGGTCCCGTTTTCCATCTATGTGGAGATTGCCCTCATGCTGAAAGAACCGTCTAAAGAATGGGAGCTGGACACTTTATTCAGCGACAACTTCCAGCCATGCACAGTGATTGGGACTGTCTACGCCGGCTGCACTCTGGTCTCCATCAGTACCATCTTTCTGCTGAGCATAGAAAGAAGCATCGCCATTCTGAAGCCCCTTCACAAAGAGGCACTGGTCACCAGGAAGAGAACCCTGTCTCTCATCAGCATCTCCTGGTTTACCAGTTTCTTCCTGGCCGCGTCCCCTTTGATATTTAGCCAGGAGATCGTGATCCGGTATAACCCGTGCAGCCGAATGTGTAACTTCGCCTCTGTGGCGGGGAGGTCACCtcggaatggctggaaaatcctgctgctcTTCCCAGCTTTCGATTTCACGCTCCTGGGAGGGACAGTGGCGGTCAACGTTTTATCCTTCAGCAGCATTCGGCAGTATTCCAAACAGAGGAAACTTCTGGCGAGAAGCAAAGTGCTCCGACCCTCGTCTCCCGATATCAAAGCAGCGAAAACCATAGTCAATCTGACCCTGGCTTTCACAGCCTCCTTCAGCCCCATCGCCGTGTTTGTGGTCGGAAATGTCCTGGGCTATCGATGGTGTGACTTCTCCTTCTTCGCCTTTTGGATCCTGACTTCAAACAGTTGCTGGAACGTTATTATTTACAGCCTTGGAGACCAGAAATTCAGGCAGCGGGCTCTGGAACTACTGACCCTCTTCAATGCGGCCAGCTAG